Proteins encoded together in one Marispirochaeta sp. window:
- a CDS encoding cyclase family protein — MYYDLSCGFDEDCFHPFGFPHFRNVQHFASHGCRHACATFSLHTATHIDAPWHMVKDGKRLDEIPLQELIGDALVVDLSENYGPETPPARGISREHLEDRLKKKNLSLKAGDALIVYTGRASLFVHDPSRYYDEYCTLDAGAAAWAAEKGVRLIGIDAPDIDLRSEYTEQPFRAGNHRFLLGKGIYIIENVGGEITEVLDRRIELIPAPLKVQGEFASGAPVRLIGRL; from the coding sequence ATGTATTATGATTTGAGTTGCGGTTTTGACGAGGATTGTTTTCATCCCTTTGGGTTTCCCCATTTTCGCAATGTGCAGCATTTTGCCAGCCACGGATGCCGGCATGCCTGCGCAACCTTCAGCCTTCATACGGCCACCCATATCGACGCGCCCTGGCACATGGTTAAGGATGGAAAACGACTCGATGAGATACCCCTGCAGGAGCTGATCGGCGATGCACTGGTCGTCGACCTTTCCGAGAATTATGGCCCGGAGACTCCTCCTGCCAGGGGGATCAGCAGGGAACATCTTGAAGATCGCCTTAAGAAAAAGAATCTCAGCCTGAAGGCAGGAGACGCGCTTATTGTCTACACCGGCAGGGCCTCTCTCTTTGTGCATGATCCTTCCCGCTACTACGACGAATACTGCACCCTTGATGCAGGGGCTGCTGCATGGGCGGCAGAAAAAGGTGTGCGGCTTATCGGGATTGACGCCCCGGATATCGACTTGCGCAGCGAATACACGGAGCAGCCTTTTCGGGCTGGAAATCACCGGTTTCTGTTGGGAAAAGGAATCTATATTATTGAGAATGTGGGTGGCGAAATCACCGAAGTACTGGACCGTCGGATTGAACTGATTCCGGCTCCCCTGAAAGTGCAGGGTGAGTTCGCCTCAGGCGCTCCTGTGCGTCTGATAGGACGCCTGTGA
- a CDS encoding sugar ABC transporter ATP-binding protein, which yields MKAIIELKNISKYFMSSRALHKVDLSIQEGECLGIVGHNGAGKSTLVNILTGTYPPTEGDLFIDGELRPPGYDIFSANSQGIRVVFQELSLCPNLTVAENIKVFHPNISGFGWKKLAREMIISSLDEIFPDHGIHPDSVVSGLTLGQRQMVEIAKAFTAPDKPLRLIILDEPTSALDHKRSRQLIDYLDTLREKKLSVIYISHLLDEVLASTDRIVIMKDGVKVGVENTEDSTRESVIELMGEAKTEAAEGAAAADDSLALKEEQGAAGKIPVIEPKRQNGEVKLRVNKGEIVGLTGLAGHGQTDLLIELFDNRRNGEYRVHAPVTFLPGDRQTDGVFPIWSITRNITIQVYNKVRKLFLINADREDDIARRWRDEIDIKVHSIGDSILSLSGGNQQKAIFSRCLESSAGIVLMDDPTRGVDVGTKEVIYRRILKEREEGRSFVWYTTEMDELKYCDRLYVFKGGKIIAELLGNEASEEDILKASF from the coding sequence ATGAAAGCAATCATAGAGCTTAAAAATATAAGCAAGTATTTTATGAGTTCCCGGGCACTCCATAAGGTCGATCTTTCGATTCAGGAGGGAGAGTGCCTCGGAATAGTCGGTCATAATGGGGCGGGAAAGTCCACTTTGGTGAATATCCTTACCGGCACCTACCCGCCGACGGAAGGGGATTTGTTTATAGACGGAGAGCTTCGGCCCCCCGGATACGATATCTTCAGCGCGAACAGCCAGGGTATCCGCGTAGTATTTCAGGAGCTGAGTCTCTGCCCGAACCTGACCGTGGCGGAGAATATAAAGGTCTTTCATCCGAATATTTCCGGCTTTGGGTGGAAAAAACTGGCCCGGGAGATGATTATATCCTCCCTGGACGAGATTTTTCCCGATCACGGTATTCACCCCGATTCAGTTGTAAGCGGTCTTACCCTGGGGCAGCGTCAGATGGTGGAGATCGCCAAAGCCTTTACTGCCCCTGACAAGCCCCTCCGTCTTATTATTCTGGACGAACCGACCAGTGCCCTGGACCATAAAAGGTCCCGGCAGCTGATTGATTACCTGGACACCCTGCGGGAAAAGAAGCTGAGTGTCATTTATATATCCCATCTGCTCGACGAAGTTCTTGCTTCCACTGACCGGATAGTTATTATGAAGGATGGCGTAAAGGTGGGGGTGGAAAACACGGAAGATTCAACCAGGGAAAGTGTCATAGAGCTTATGGGTGAGGCGAAGACCGAAGCTGCGGAAGGGGCCGCTGCCGCGGATGACTCTCTCGCTTTAAAAGAAGAACAGGGTGCTGCCGGGAAAATACCAGTCATCGAACCAAAACGGCAGAACGGTGAAGTCAAGCTGCGGGTCAACAAAGGTGAAATCGTGGGACTCACCGGCCTTGCCGGCCACGGGCAAACCGACCTGCTTATTGAACTCTTCGATAACCGGAGAAACGGAGAATACCGGGTACATGCCCCGGTTACCTTTCTTCCCGGGGACCGGCAGACCGACGGGGTTTTCCCGATATGGTCCATAACCCGGAATATAACGATCCAGGTCTACAACAAGGTCCGCAAATTGTTTCTAATCAATGCTGACAGGGAAGATGATATTGCCAGACGCTGGCGTGATGAAATCGACATTAAAGTTCATTCCATTGGCGACAGCATTCTGAGTTTGAGCGGTGGGAATCAGCAAAAGGCGATTTTTTCCCGTTGCCTTGAATCCTCCGCCGGGATTGTGTTGATGGACGACCCGACCCGGGGCGTTGATGTGGGTACGAAAGAGGTAATCTATCGCCGCATTCTAAAGGAACGTGAGGAAGGCCGCAGTTTTGTCTGGTACACCACCGAGATGGATGAACTTAAGTACTGCGACCGTCTCTATGTATTCAAGGGTGGAAAAATCATCGCCGAACTGCTCGGCAATGAGGCGAGCGAAGAAGACATTCTCAAAGCTTCATTTTAA
- a CDS encoding ABC transporter permease produces the protein MENKVGDKKFSLRRKGRARDVLMPLMSILIVFVPILMLRPRVITYTGFNLLFNMAIPVALATIAQMFAMTISEIDLSIGNLVSLVTCIAGSLLPTRPVLGVLMLLGIIAVYMLVGAVLYLRNLQSIVVTIGMSFIWTGLAIMIQPHPGGNVPGFIIGIMNMRTPFVPMPIIFLALLALVLYFLLFKTTFGILLRGMGGNRKAIEQSGHSMLKLQMTVFGMVGFFGILSGFALAGITTSADPNIARNYTLIAVASVVLGGGSFAGGTVSAVGVVLGACTMTLVGTLLTFLRISPDWQIGAQGIIILAVLFINSQLKKSGKVRYV, from the coding sequence ATGGAAAACAAGGTGGGAGACAAAAAATTCAGCCTGCGGCGCAAAGGACGCGCCCGGGACGTACTTATGCCCTTGATGTCAATACTGATTGTGTTTGTTCCGATTCTCATGCTGCGGCCGCGGGTAATCACCTATACCGGCTTTAATCTGCTGTTTAATATGGCGATTCCAGTTGCCCTGGCAACAATCGCGCAGATGTTTGCCATGACCATCTCGGAGATCGACCTTTCCATTGGTAACCTGGTTAGTCTGGTTACCTGTATAGCCGGTTCTCTATTACCGACAAGGCCTGTACTTGGAGTTCTTATGCTCCTGGGCATTATTGCTGTGTATATGCTGGTCGGCGCGGTTCTTTACCTGCGGAACCTGCAGTCTATTGTTGTTACTATCGGGATGTCCTTTATCTGGACAGGACTTGCAATTATGATTCAGCCTCATCCGGGGGGGAATGTCCCCGGCTTTATTATCGGAATCATGAATATGAGGACCCCCTTTGTGCCGATGCCGATAATCTTTCTGGCTCTGCTGGCCCTGGTGCTGTATTTTCTGCTGTTTAAAACCACCTTCGGTATACTTTTACGGGGAATGGGGGGCAACAGAAAGGCCATAGAACAGTCCGGCCACTCTATGCTTAAGCTGCAGATGACGGTATTTGGAATGGTAGGTTTTTTCGGGATCCTCAGCGGCTTTGCCCTGGCGGGGATTACCACCAGCGCCGACCCCAATATCGCTCGTAACTATACCCTGATCGCTGTTGCCAGTGTTGTGCTTGGCGGCGGAAGCTTCGCCGGCGGTACCGTGTCTGCCGTAGGGGTTGTGCTCGGCGCCTGTACTATGACGCTGGTGGGCACACTGCTCACCTTTCTGCGTATATCTCCGGACTGGCAGATCGGTGCCCAGGGCATAATTATCCTCGCTGTATTGTTCATTAACAGTCAGCTGAAAAAAAGCGGGAAGGTCCGATATGTCTGA
- a CDS encoding Xaa-Pro peptidase family protein, producing MIPRLTAAGCVHRRAQLLDTVSADLIVLANPRHVYYYSGFLASELTLAGWGPNYLILDREGRSILLVNNSAAGNAGFAFVDEVRSWTWYDAAKNPGKPVWREGGKALAGLLEELSSGMTALLLGIEAGVFPVRTAPDTARLVDISDTIYRQRRVKNEDELEIIRAIVAITGEGHARARKELRSGIREIELYGKIYESIIAAAGEPVNLFCDLISGPRTWAATGQPGSRIIEDGDPVILDLNPYVHGYRADYTSTIVLTEELPEVYQDLEKALHEAIVAGEAILRPGVRAGEVFEAVRAAIDAGGFGRFFDHHAGHGLGLGHPEAPFFVADSSEVLVAGDVVTLEPGAYGEGFGARIEHNYLIGETGPVRLSSHDTSFLI from the coding sequence GTGATTCCCCGGCTTACGGCGGCGGGCTGCGTTCACCGAAGAGCCCAGCTGCTCGATACCGTGTCTGCTGATCTGATCGTGCTTGCCAATCCCCGGCATGTGTATTATTACAGCGGATTTCTGGCCTCCGAGCTCACCCTTGCGGGCTGGGGACCAAATTACCTGATACTGGACCGGGAAGGACGAAGCATTTTGCTGGTGAATAACTCTGCTGCCGGCAATGCCGGGTTCGCCTTTGTGGACGAGGTTCGCAGCTGGACCTGGTACGATGCGGCAAAGAATCCGGGGAAACCTGTCTGGCGGGAAGGAGGAAAAGCTCTGGCAGGTCTTCTGGAAGAGCTCTCTTCGGGCATGACGGCCCTGTTGCTGGGCATCGAAGCGGGCGTCTTTCCCGTCCGGACTGCCCCGGACACTGCCCGGCTTGTGGACATAAGCGATACCATTTATCGTCAGCGCCGGGTAAAGAATGAGGATGAGCTCGAGATTATCCGGGCCATTGTGGCTATAACCGGAGAAGGGCATGCCCGGGCCAGAAAGGAGCTGCGCTCCGGTATCCGGGAGATCGAACTCTACGGAAAGATTTATGAGTCCATCATTGCCGCGGCTGGTGAGCCGGTGAACCTGTTCTGCGATCTTATAAGCGGGCCCCGGACCTGGGCGGCCACCGGTCAGCCGGGATCCCGGATAATAGAAGATGGCGACCCGGTAATTCTGGACCTGAACCCGTATGTCCACGGCTACCGGGCGGACTATACCAGTACGATTGTACTGACAGAGGAGCTGCCGGAGGTGTACCAGGATCTGGAGAAGGCTCTCCACGAGGCCATCGTGGCCGGAGAAGCTATCCTGCGTCCCGGGGTCCGGGCAGGGGAGGTCTTTGAAGCCGTAAGGGCTGCAATAGATGCAGGAGGATTCGGCCGCTTCTTTGATCACCATGCCGGCCACGGTCTCGGTCTCGGACACCCCGAGGCACCCTTCTTTGTTGCCGACAGCAGCGAGGTGCTGGTCGCGGGCGATGTGGTTACCCTGGAGCCCGGAGCTTACGGTGAAGGGTTCGGGGCGAGAATAGAGCACAACTACCTGATAGGCGAAACCGGCCCGGTACGGCTGTCATCCCACGATACCTCCTTTCTGATATAA
- a CDS encoding ABC transporter permease gives MSDTTVTNKTPGEYLKAFISIRWAWSYTGVVIVFLLVAMVSQSPVQTLAASISFASFFVLVGLGQMLVITNGPGNIDLSIPYTIALAGSFAMKVMGGMDSGIFMGILAGIAAGSAVGAFNFLLIRFALIPPMIATLASSFIVRTLAIVFFRGMLIKPPRGLEIFVNIKILQIPILFLLVILLSILVHLLLNRTAYGRGIQAIGQNTKAAWLAGVKVNYRKLITYTLSGVFAGITGVLLAAFSGGATLGMGDEYLLNSIAVVVLGGTSIAGGDSNVQGIIGASVLLYLIVNLLNIIGFGASLRYIVTGVVIVGIILAAGHGKVKGA, from the coding sequence ATGTCTGATACTACAGTTACCAACAAAACTCCCGGTGAATACCTTAAGGCTTTTATTTCGATACGCTGGGCATGGTCTTATACCGGCGTGGTCATTGTGTTTTTGCTGGTCGCCATGGTTTCCCAGAGTCCTGTGCAGACCCTGGCCGCTTCTATCAGTTTTGCTTCCTTCTTCGTGCTGGTGGGACTCGGACAGATGCTTGTTATTACAAATGGACCGGGTAATATCGATCTTTCAATTCCCTATACCATAGCCCTGGCAGGTTCCTTTGCCATGAAGGTCATGGGGGGAATGGACAGCGGCATTTTTATGGGAATTCTCGCGGGTATAGCTGCCGGTTCGGCGGTTGGCGCTTTTAATTTCCTGTTGATCCGCTTTGCCCTGATTCCGCCCATGATTGCTACCCTCGCATCGAGCTTTATTGTCCGTACCCTGGCTATTGTGTTTTTCCGGGGCATGCTGATTAAACCTCCCCGTGGCCTGGAAATCTTTGTAAATATCAAGATCCTGCAGATACCGATCCTTTTTCTGCTGGTAATTCTTCTCTCTATTCTGGTCCATCTGCTTTTAAACCGTACTGCCTACGGCCGGGGTATTCAGGCAATCGGTCAAAACACCAAGGCCGCCTGGCTCGCGGGAGTAAAGGTCAATTACCGAAAACTGATTACCTATACCCTGAGCGGTGTTTTTGCAGGAATAACCGGAGTTCTGCTGGCGGCTTTCTCCGGAGGAGCTACCCTCGGTATGGGGGATGAGTACCTGCTGAACTCTATTGCCGTGGTCGTTCTAGGGGGAACCAGCATCGCCGGCGGGGATTCCAACGTACAGGGAATCATCGGCGCCTCGGTCCTGCTCTACCTCATTGTTAACCTTTTAAATATCATCGGTTTCGGCGCCAGTCTGCGCTATATCGTGACCGGAGTGGTCATTGTGGGTATAATCCTGGCAGCCGGCCATGGAAAAGTGAAAGGGGCGTAA